From the Pangasianodon hypophthalmus isolate fPanHyp1 chromosome 17, fPanHyp1.pri, whole genome shotgun sequence genome, one window contains:
- the ets2 gene encoding protein C-ets-2, producing the protein MCDLSMDQVTPLSSGYRCLKRQVALELFEDPMSLFSGFYPLVEEEQAAQEVPSGLECAPQDLGPCSVPLLTPCSKAVMSQALKDSFNGFSKVQRIWGISNNPRKWNKQHVQQWLHWVSGEFSLTNVNFFKFDMSGQELCDLGKEGFLDLAPDFVGDILWEHLEQMMRDFSVEDTQYALQASDSTGSLLRELFEAPASPTPLISKPDFSMFPKPQLSTVNVSYISQEFPNGKAQPRLNTHFSSHEQTSVESVDSVEGTERVLHSWGSQSSLADTQRVPSYDSFDDEYSTVPLSLGKQGLSFKDYVQERNEPLEQGKPVIPAAVLAGFTGSGPIQLWQFLLELLTDTTCQGIISWTGDGWEFKLTDPDEVARRWGRRKNKPKMNYEKLSRGLRYYYDKNIIHKTAGKRYVYRFVCDLQNLLGYAAEELHGMLGVQPDTED; encoded by the exons ATGTGTGACCTCAGCATGGACCAGGTGACTCCTCTGTCATCAGGCTATCGATGCCTGAAG aggcAGGTAGCTTTGGAGCTGTTTGAAGACCCCATGTCTCTGTTCTCGGGGTTTTACCCATtagtggaggaggagcaggcaGCTCAGGAGGTCCCGTCAGGTTTGGAGTGTGCTCCACAAG ACCTGGGACCATGCTCCGTGCCTCTGTTGACTCCTTGCAGCAAAGCAGTGATGAGCCAGGCTCTGAAAGACAGTTTCAATGGTTTTAGCAAAGTCCAGCGCATCTGGGGTATCTCTAACA ACCCACGGAAATGGAACAAGCAGCATGTCCAACAGTGGCTGCACTGGGTCTCTGGAGAGTTCAGCCTCACCAATGTGAACTTCTTCAAGTTTGATATGAGCGGCCAGGAGTTGTGTGACCTGGGAAAAGAGGGTTTTTTGGATTTAGCTCCAGATTTCGTGGGCGATATTCTTTGGGAGCACCTAGAACAGATGATGAGAG ATTTCAGCGTGGAGGACACACAGTATGCACTGCAGGCATCAGACAGCACTGGTAGCCTCCTAAGGGAGCTATTTGAGGCCCCAGCTAGTCCCACCCCTCTGATCTCCAAGCCAGATTTCTCCATGTTCCCCAAACCTCAACTGAGCACGGTGAACGTCAGTTACATCAGTCAGGAATTCCCAAATGGCAAAGCACAGCCACGCcttaacacacact TCTCATCCCATGAACAGACCTCTGTTGAGAGTGTGGACAGTGTGGAGGGAACCGAGCGTGTCCTGCACTCGTGGGGCAGTCAGTCATCCCTGGCCGACACCCAGCGCGTGCCGTCTTATGACAGTTTTGATGACGAGTACAGCACAGTGCCGCTGAGCCTGGGCAAGCAGGGCCTGTCCTTCAAAGACTATGTACAGGAGAGAAACGAGCCGCTGGAGCAGGGCAAGCCTGTCATCCCTGCCGCTGTGCTTGCTGGATTCACTG GAAGTGGCCCTATCCAGCTGTGGCAGTTTCTGCTGGAGCTCCTGACCGATACAACCTGCCAGGGCATCATCAGCTGGACTGGAGATGGCTGGGAGTTCAAACTCACTGACCCTGATGAG GTGGCGCGTCGCTGGGGTCGCCGCAAGAATAAGCCCAAGATGAACTATGAGAAGCTAAGCCGTGGCCTGCGCTACTACTATGACAAGAACATCATCCACAAAACAGCTGGCAAGCGCTACGTCTACCGTTTTGTTTGTGACCTTCAGAACCTCCTGGGCTACGCTGCTGAGGAGTTACACGGCATGCTGGGAGTGCAGCCTGACACTGAGGACTGA